A region from the Desulfurispira natronophila genome encodes:
- the rlmN gene encoding 23S rRNA (adenine(2503)-C(2))-methyltransferase RlmN, producing MTRDFCNLNRAEVLELVADMGQPAFRAQQLLGWVYGRQQLDIDSFTNVSKDFRAQLKQVIHMPRYKIVSVQQSQLDETRKILLELEDGQRVETVLIPINSKLSQCLSTQVGCRMGCTFCATASMGLRRNLTNSEVLAQIFAARELVAPHQYITNFIFMGMGEPLDNYEHTVRSIRTITDPEMMGYSHRHVTISTCGLVKGIERLAKEDLPCNLAISLHGVNDEQRSAIMPINRSGGIAALMGALRRFPLSSKKVITIEYLLIAGHNDSLEDARNLVKLLRGMRCKVNLIIYNSHEHADFSPTTRERALQFQRILAEKKIMTFIRKSAGADIDAACGQLAAAAKD from the coding sequence ATGACTCGTGATTTTTGCAACCTTAACCGCGCTGAAGTCCTTGAGCTGGTCGCTGATATGGGGCAACCCGCCTTTCGTGCCCAGCAGTTACTGGGATGGGTGTATGGCCGGCAGCAACTGGACATCGATTCCTTTACCAATGTCTCCAAAGATTTTCGCGCTCAGCTGAAGCAAGTCATCCACATGCCTCGCTATAAAATTGTCTCGGTCCAGCAATCCCAGCTGGATGAAACCCGCAAGATTCTGCTGGAGCTGGAGGATGGCCAGCGAGTAGAAACCGTATTGATTCCCATTAACAGCAAGCTCAGCCAGTGCCTCTCCACCCAGGTGGGTTGCAGAATGGGATGCACTTTTTGCGCCACGGCCTCCATGGGTTTGCGACGTAACCTCACCAACAGCGAGGTTCTGGCCCAGATATTTGCAGCCCGGGAACTGGTGGCACCCCACCAGTACATTACCAACTTTATTTTCATGGGGATGGGCGAGCCCCTGGACAACTACGAGCATACAGTGCGGTCAATACGCACCATTACCGACCCGGAAATGATGGGCTATAGTCATCGCCATGTTACCATCTCCACCTGTGGTCTTGTAAAAGGGATTGAGCGTCTGGCCAAAGAGGATTTACCCTGTAACCTGGCTATAAGCCTGCACGGCGTTAACGATGAGCAACGCAGTGCCATTATGCCCATCAACCGCTCCGGAGGCATAGCTGCCCTGATGGGCGCCCTGCGCCGCTTCCCCTTGAGCTCCAAAAAAGTCATTACCATCGAGTACCTCCTGATTGCCGGCCACAACGACAGCCTTGAGGATGCCAGAAACCTGGTAAAGTTGTTGCGGGGCATGCGCTGCAAAGTAAACCTCATCATATACAATAGCCACGAGCACGCTGACTTTTCACCCACTACCCGGGAAAGAGCTCTCCAGTTTCAACGTATTTTGGCCGAAAAGAAAATAATGACCTTCATTCGCAAGAGTGCAGGGGCCGATATTGATGCTGCTTGCGGCCAGCTAGCGGCTGCGGCCAAAGACTGA
- the greA gene encoding transcription elongation factor GreA — MNRIPMTKTGLESLKTELQQLKTQDRHQVKEEIAVARAHGDLKENAEYHAAREKQSFIEGRISELEDKIARADVIDPANLSTDKVVFGCRVTLLNLETDQEVSYTIVGEDEADYRNNLIAITSPVAQSLIGKAVGDEALVNAPKGTIEYEILDIGV, encoded by the coding sequence GTGAATAGAATACCTATGACCAAAACCGGACTGGAAAGCCTCAAGACAGAATTGCAGCAGCTCAAGACGCAGGATCGCCACCAGGTAAAAGAGGAAATTGCCGTTGCACGGGCGCACGGCGACCTGAAAGAAAATGCTGAGTATCATGCTGCTCGCGAAAAACAGTCGTTTATTGAAGGCCGCATCTCGGAGCTTGAGGACAAGATTGCCCGCGCAGACGTGATTGACCCTGCCAACCTCTCTACTGACAAGGTGGTTTTTGGCTGCCGGGTCACCCTTTTGAATCTTGAGACTGATCAAGAGGTCAGCTACACCATAGTTGGTGAAGACGAAGCTGATTATCGCAACAACCTCATTGCCATTACCAGCCCGGTGGCCCAGAGCCTTATTGGCAAGGCTGTCGGCGACGAAGCCCTCGTCAACGCTCCCAAAGGAACCATTGAGTACGAGATTTTGGATATCGGAGTTTAG
- the xseA gene encoding exodeoxyribonuclease VII large subunit, which produces MPIASTAEDRYYTVSTLLTSVRFHLKRGFRQVRVRGEVFSCTTSAAGHQYLSLREGEESLKVVLFRTYRRQKQDFSPGDMVECQGSVDIYSSTFQVIATRVQPLGDGELFEAFLQLKTELEKKGYFDRLRKKPIPPYPRKVAIITSSSGAALQDILSTASDVLYCLHLEIHHVNVQGTNASGQIAAALQSLQPDSCDLAVVCRGGGSALDLQAFNTREVADGVFHCLVPVISAVGHETDLTICDLVADLRVETPTAFGHRLAEPWRQAAERTARLEQQLGRTLSLRLEREKTRLQHMQQRFSFGVQGLCNRWELRLDRQSNRLNQAMQRLFNEARQRAEKLQHRLERSHPARHLHTFEQRVLYLQHQLEQGTHRLLQKREYQLHAMAIQLKGASPRTILQRGYAILRQEDGTVVADTRNVRKGQNLKAMLRDGSLSLTINSKEEEKSE; this is translated from the coding sequence ATGCCAATCGCATCAACCGCCGAAGATCGCTATTACACCGTTTCAACGCTCCTGACCTCGGTGCGCTTTCACTTGAAGCGAGGATTTCGCCAGGTTCGAGTGCGGGGCGAGGTATTTTCCTGTACCACTTCAGCAGCGGGACACCAGTACCTGAGCCTGCGGGAGGGAGAGGAGAGCCTCAAGGTAGTACTGTTTCGCACCTATCGCCGGCAAAAGCAGGATTTTTCTCCCGGCGACATGGTGGAGTGCCAGGGATCAGTTGACATCTACAGCAGCACGTTCCAGGTAATCGCCACCCGGGTACAGCCCCTCGGAGACGGCGAACTTTTTGAAGCCTTTTTGCAGTTAAAAACAGAGCTTGAAAAAAAGGGGTACTTTGATAGACTGCGTAAAAAGCCAATTCCTCCTTACCCTAGGAAGGTGGCCATAATAACCAGTTCATCGGGTGCGGCGCTGCAGGATATCCTGTCCACCGCATCCGATGTTTTATATTGCCTTCACCTCGAGATTCATCACGTCAATGTACAAGGCACCAATGCCTCCGGCCAGATTGCCGCTGCGCTGCAGTCTCTGCAGCCCGATAGCTGTGATCTGGCAGTGGTATGTCGTGGTGGCGGTTCAGCCCTGGATCTGCAGGCCTTCAATACCCGCGAGGTGGCCGATGGGGTATTTCACTGCCTGGTGCCCGTTATCAGCGCCGTAGGTCACGAGACCGACCTGACTATCTGCGATCTGGTCGCTGATCTACGGGTAGAGACACCGACAGCCTTCGGGCACCGACTGGCAGAACCCTGGCGTCAGGCTGCAGAACGTACCGCTCGGCTTGAGCAGCAGCTGGGGCGCACCTTGTCGCTGCGTCTGGAGCGGGAAAAAACACGACTACAGCACATGCAGCAACGCTTCAGCTTCGGGGTTCAGGGACTTTGCAACCGCTGGGAGCTGCGCCTGGACAGACAGTCAAACCGCCTGAATCAGGCAATGCAGCGCCTGTTTAACGAAGCCCGCCAGCGTGCGGAGAAACTGCAGCATCGTCTGGAGCGATCCCACCCGGCCCGGCACCTGCATACTTTCGAACAACGAGTACTCTATTTGCAGCACCAACTGGAGCAAGGCACGCACCGTTTGCTGCAAAAGCGAGAATATCAGCTTCATGCCATGGCTATTCAACTCAAGGGTGCCTCGCCCCGCACAATTTTGCAGCGAGGATACGCCATTTTGCGCCAGGAAGATGGAACCGTGGTTGCCGATACCCGCAACGTGCGGAAGGGACAAAATTTGAAGGCCATGCTGCGAGATGGCAGCCTGAGCCTGACGATCAACAGTAAAGAGGAGGAAAAAAGTGAATAG
- a CDS encoding tetratricopeptide repeat protein, with protein sequence MDRKDKIRVLGLILFFVLSVLLAAKWDVVIDFFGGGGYAFIEHHVSKSPEEIVASMHIPEHLKKDSEAADDDGQRESFFSLDQFRRQGAAPPEASSETEDESRDQLHDPATAHAYMQKAEEHERTGEYREAMEAYRDSLRYNSDNTEAYYRFAIIAFDLGSRSDAVSSMAHAVQREPDKVAYRITYARMLAQTQQRAEARAQLQEALRLDPGNRTASTILRTLER encoded by the coding sequence ATGGATCGCAAAGATAAAATTCGGGTATTGGGACTGATACTGTTTTTTGTGCTATCGGTGCTGCTGGCAGCCAAGTGGGATGTAGTGATAGACTTTTTTGGTGGCGGCGGATACGCTTTTATCGAACACCATGTCAGCAAGTCGCCGGAAGAAATTGTCGCTTCCATGCACATTCCGGAGCACTTAAAAAAAGATTCCGAGGCGGCTGATGACGATGGTCAGCGAGAGAGTTTCTTTTCCCTGGATCAGTTTCGTCGTCAGGGAGCCGCCCCTCCCGAAGCTTCTTCCGAAACTGAGGATGAGAGCCGCGATCAGCTTCACGATCCAGCTACAGCCCACGCCTATATGCAGAAGGCCGAGGAGCATGAGCGCACTGGCGAATACCGTGAGGCCATGGAAGCTTATCGTGACAGCCTGCGCTACAATAGCGACAATACCGAAGCTTACTACCGGTTTGCGATTATTGCCTTCGATCTGGGTTCTCGCAGTGATGCGGTGTCGTCCATGGCCCATGCCGTGCAGCGGGAACCAGACAAAGTAGCATATCGCATTACCTACGCCCGCATGCTAGCCCAAACCCAGCAACGTGCGGAGGCGAGGGCCCAGTTACAGGAAGCCTTGCGCCTGGATCCAGGCAACCGAACCGCCAGCACCATTTTACGCACGCTGGAACGCTGA
- a CDS encoding chloride channel protein: protein MPHRRAHLKLVGKAHRGVLRGIERLNINDNTFLIIMAAFIGVFSALCYAFFRVSINAMEKLFFEDIFNHLGISYDFPGRLLLFFIPIIGALLIMPLIVRYPKEASGYGLPGLLENVIFKNAVIPPKVILLRTLTTSVTLGCGGSAGREGPIVTIGAALGSAFGQFLKLSGDRMRILVACGAAGGIAAAFDAPIAGAMFALEIMLLGNLAVYSFSPIVISAGVATVTTRAIFEKDIEFTVPAFTMVSLNEFYLYCILGIITGLVAVIFIRLYYHITDRFDRAQIPVWQKVLLGASLLGAIGVLFPQVFGVGYKWMNEALMGNMALYLMLALVFLKMIATAVTLGCGLSGGVFGPSLFIGLMLGGSFAAIVNMILPGTVHEASYAMVGMGAMVAAASQAPLTAIFLLFEMTGDFNIVLPTMFACMISVSMMKILKQESIDMVPLTRKGYKFSGGKDVTVMQRLKVRDVETKNCDAIPESMSFRQIQMLIARSSQMDFPVLDQDGKLVGIISFQDIRKVIFEEGLDDLIVARDIATTDLITVKVDDTLQEALEKFTIRDYDHLPVVESDGTLHGLISRQKILQAYNNEIQRIALQGG from the coding sequence ATGCCACATCGCCGCGCCCACCTGAAGCTCGTTGGAAAGGCTCACCGGGGCGTTTTACGAGGAATTGAGCGCCTCAATATCAATGACAATACCTTTCTGATCATCATGGCGGCATTCATCGGTGTCTTCAGTGCTCTTTGCTACGCTTTTTTCCGAGTTTCCATCAATGCCATGGAAAAGCTCTTCTTTGAAGATATCTTTAACCATCTGGGGATATCATACGACTTTCCCGGCCGCCTGCTGCTCTTTTTTATTCCCATTATTGGCGCGCTACTCATCATGCCTCTGATCGTCCGCTACCCGAAAGAGGCCAGTGGCTACGGCCTGCCGGGGCTGCTGGAAAATGTTATATTCAAAAATGCCGTTATCCCTCCCAAGGTTATCTTGTTACGCACCCTGACAACATCTGTAACCCTTGGTTGCGGCGGCAGTGCCGGGCGCGAAGGCCCCATTGTCACTATCGGGGCAGCCCTGGGATCAGCCTTTGGGCAATTCCTCAAACTCAGTGGCGATCGCATGCGTATTCTGGTGGCCTGCGGCGCAGCCGGCGGCATTGCCGCTGCTTTTGACGCTCCCATTGCCGGAGCCATGTTTGCTCTGGAAATCATGCTGCTGGGGAATCTGGCGGTCTACAGCTTCAGCCCCATTGTCATATCCGCCGGGGTGGCCACGGTAACCACTCGTGCCATATTTGAAAAGGACATTGAGTTTACCGTCCCCGCCTTTACCATGGTCTCCCTCAATGAATTCTACCTCTACTGCATCCTGGGTATTATTACCGGACTGGTGGCGGTGATTTTTATTCGCCTGTATTACCACATTACCGATCGTTTTGATCGCGCCCAGATTCCTGTATGGCAAAAAGTGCTGCTGGGGGCATCGCTACTGGGAGCCATCGGCGTGCTCTTTCCTCAGGTCTTTGGGGTCGGCTATAAGTGGATGAATGAAGCGTTAATGGGAAATATGGCACTCTACCTTATGCTGGCACTAGTGTTTCTCAAAATGATCGCCACTGCCGTTACCCTGGGCTGTGGACTTTCCGGTGGGGTCTTTGGCCCTTCCCTCTTTATTGGCTTAATGCTGGGGGGCTCCTTTGCCGCTATCGTCAACATGATACTGCCCGGCACAGTACACGAGGCATCCTACGCCATGGTAGGTATGGGGGCCATGGTAGCGGCCGCGAGCCAGGCGCCACTGACTGCCATCTTCCTGCTCTTCGAAATGACCGGCGACTTCAACATTGTCCTGCCCACGATGTTTGCCTGCATGATCAGCGTCTCCATGATGAAAATCCTCAAGCAGGAGTCCATCGACATGGTGCCCCTGACCCGCAAAGGCTACAAGTTCTCCGGTGGCAAAGACGTTACGGTTATGCAGCGCCTCAAGGTGCGGGACGTCGAAACCAAAAACTGCGACGCTATTCCCGAGTCCATGTCTTTTCGTCAAATACAGATGCTTATCGCCCGTAGCTCTCAGATGGACTTCCCTGTTCTGGATCAGGATGGAAAGTTGGTGGGAATTATTTCGTTCCAGGATATTCGCAAGGTCATTTTTGAAGAAGGATTGGACGACCTGATTGTGGCACGTGATATCGCCACCACGGACCTGATTACGGTCAAGGTAGACGATACACTGCAAGAAGCGCTGGAAAAGTTTACCATTCGCGACTACGACCATCTGCCAGTAGTGGAGAGCGACGGAACTCTCCACGGCCTTATCTCACGCCAAAAAATCCTGCAGGCGTATAACAATGAAATCCAGCGAATTGCCCTGCAGGGTGGGTAA
- a CDS encoding ComEC/Rec2 family competence protein produces the protein MAAAIFAVVAAWCLVDFTIPEPYSQSVETHLSIERLDWRYFGGRIAVRDKNDRRLLLHLTNEQMTTLLRAGDQGEVLIRGSVYFPRQREHNKGYITWLASQGYEGIVNPYYLDVSEITGASARLRYTLWIRERAQQLDPDVAPLFVSMFTGFREYSPQYHASYAYAGTAHLLAISGLHIGFIFLLAWMVTGLFTRRTGIRLLAGAAAVTLHTAMVGFPIPATRATIFTLIYTAGYFLGRRGDALQTFLLTATLSLLIWPGSIMGASFQFSYLVTGSLILFAGLFSRWQYPWVCYLCFFSSLPVAAWHFGYVNLLGALVNLAAIPVFSAMLYSFFLHLVIPVAGLIEGLHWLMEKVNSIHLVLAVHWSWLGTAGIFILLSIGLWRRLQQYRWAGLLLLPLTLAPFANIEPQAIEFENRHYRLEYSPQEDSVMMKHKQYQPHNEVYAQRLLLQNGISRVQTLVVYNAPERGFRHIHSAKTLVEPFGD, from the coding sequence GTGGCGGCTGCCATTTTTGCCGTGGTAGCAGCCTGGTGCCTGGTAGACTTCACAATTCCTGAGCCATACTCCCAAAGTGTGGAGACTCATTTGAGCATCGAACGCCTGGACTGGCGTTATTTTGGTGGTCGAATTGCGGTGCGTGACAAAAACGATCGCCGCTTGCTGCTGCACCTTACCAACGAGCAAATGACCACGCTGCTAAGGGCAGGCGACCAGGGTGAAGTTCTTATACGGGGCTCTGTCTATTTCCCACGTCAACGGGAGCACAATAAGGGTTACATCACCTGGCTGGCTTCCCAGGGCTATGAAGGCATCGTTAACCCCTACTACCTGGATGTCAGCGAGATCACTGGAGCTTCGGCCCGGTTGCGCTATACCCTGTGGATTCGAGAACGCGCCCAACAGCTCGACCCTGACGTTGCTCCGCTCTTTGTCAGCATGTTCACCGGATTTCGCGAATACTCCCCCCAGTACCACGCCTCTTACGCTTATGCAGGCACGGCCCACCTGTTAGCCATCAGTGGCTTGCACATTGGGTTTATCTTTTTGCTGGCCTGGATGGTCACCGGACTCTTTACGCGCCGAACCGGAATCAGGCTGTTAGCGGGGGCGGCAGCCGTCACCCTGCATACTGCCATGGTGGGTTTCCCCATTCCTGCCACCCGTGCCACTATCTTCACCCTGATCTACACAGCAGGCTATTTCCTTGGGCGGCGAGGAGATGCCCTGCAGACCTTTTTGCTGACGGCCACGCTGTCGCTATTGATCTGGCCTGGCTCCATCATGGGAGCCAGCTTCCAGTTTTCCTACCTGGTTACCGGATCACTGATTCTTTTTGCCGGCCTTTTCTCCCGCTGGCAATACCCTTGGGTCTGCTACTTATGTTTCTTCAGTAGCCTGCCAGTGGCGGCCTGGCATTTTGGCTATGTTAATCTGCTGGGTGCACTGGTAAATTTGGCTGCCATTCCCGTTTTCTCCGCCATGCTCTATAGCTTTTTCTTGCACTTGGTGATACCAGTGGCAGGGTTAATAGAAGGCTTGCACTGGCTGATGGAGAAAGTAAATTCCATCCACCTGGTTCTTGCAGTGCACTGGAGTTGGCTTGGAACAGCGGGAATCTTTATTTTGCTGAGTATCGGACTGTGGCGGCGTCTGCAGCAGTATCGCTGGGCAGGGCTACTGCTTTTGCCACTGACGCTTGCTCCGTTTGCCAACATTGAGCCACAGGCTATTGAGTTCGAAAATCGCCACTACCGCCTGGAGTACTCTCCCCAGGAAGACTCTGTTATGATGAAGCACAAGCAGTATCAGCCCCACAACGAAGTATATGCCCAGCGCTTGCTGTTACAAAATGGCATTTCCCGAGTACAGACCCTGGTGGTTTACAATGCACCTGAGCGAGGCTTTCGCCATATTCATAGTGCAAAAACATTGGTCGAGCCTTTCGGGGATTGA